In Clostridium sp. DL-VIII, the following proteins share a genomic window:
- a CDS encoding ABC transporter ATP-binding protein produces MEISKQYAVQMRGITKKFGSFCALDNINLDIKKGTIHALLGENGAGKSTLMNVLYGLYQADQGEIYLNGEKINIKNPNIAIENGIGMVHQHFMLVDNFTVTQNIVLGSEITSKFGMLDMKKAREEIVNIVKKYGLEVDPDAKVEDISVGMQQRIEILKALYRGADLLILDEPTAVLTPQEIEDLIGIMHNLIADGKTIIIITHKLKEIKESSDVCTIIRRGQYIDTVNVKEVNEDELATMMVGHSVKLVVDKTPANPENVIFEIDNLTVKDERKLDAVKNLSLKVHKGEIVGIAGIDGNGQKELIEAITCLTKCESGTIKINGAEIQNTTTENVIKNKVATIHEDRQKRGLVLDFTVAENVVIEKYKSKPYCKNGFLNNNEIISHTKDMIKQYDIRPDNCELAPVRGLSGGNQQKVIIAREVANDPDLLIAVQPTRGLDVGAIEYVHKTLIRERDKGKAVLLVSFELDEVMNVSDTIAVIYAGTIVDTFKQGEVDENTIGLLMAGGKRNENSGKDS; encoded by the coding sequence ATGGAAATTAGCAAACAATATGCAGTGCAAATGCGTGGGATTACAAAAAAGTTTGGCTCGTTCTGTGCTTTAGATAATATAAATCTTGATATTAAAAAAGGTACAATTCATGCATTGCTCGGAGAAAACGGAGCAGGGAAAAGTACATTAATGAATGTGCTTTACGGATTATATCAAGCTGACCAAGGAGAGATATATCTTAACGGTGAAAAGATAAATATAAAAAATCCTAATATTGCTATTGAGAATGGAATTGGAATGGTTCACCAACATTTTATGTTAGTTGATAATTTTACAGTAACACAAAATATAGTGTTAGGTAGTGAAATTACAAGCAAATTTGGAATGTTAGATATGAAAAAAGCACGTGAGGAAATAGTAAATATAGTTAAAAAATATGGATTAGAAGTGGATCCAGATGCTAAGGTAGAAGATATTTCTGTAGGTATGCAGCAGCGTATAGAAATATTAAAAGCATTATATCGAGGAGCAGATTTATTAATATTAGATGAGCCAACAGCTGTACTTACTCCGCAGGAAATTGAAGATTTAATAGGCATTATGCATAATCTTATTGCTGATGGAAAGACAATAATTATAATTACTCATAAATTAAAAGAAATAAAGGAATCCTCTGATGTTTGTACAATTATTAGAAGAGGACAATATATAGATACTGTTAATGTTAAAGAAGTAAATGAAGATGAACTTGCTACTATGATGGTAGGTCATTCAGTTAAGTTGGTTGTTGATAAAACACCAGCAAATCCAGAAAATGTTATATTTGAAATAGATAATCTAACAGTGAAGGATGAAAGAAAGTTAGATGCAGTTAAAAATTTATCACTTAAGGTACATAAAGGAGAAATCGTTGGTATTGCAGGAATTGATGGGAATGGACAAAAGGAATTAATAGAAGCTATTACATGCCTAACAAAATGTGAAAGCGGTACCATTAAAATAAATGGAGCAGAAATACAAAATACTACAACTGAAAATGTAATTAAGAATAAAGTTGCAACAATACATGAGGACAGACAAAAGCGAGGACTTGTATTAGATTTTACTGTTGCTGAAAATGTAGTAATAGAAAAATACAAAAGTAAGCCATATTGTAAAAATGGTTTCTTAAATAATAATGAAATTATTTCGCATACTAAAGATATGATAAAACAATATGATATAAGACCTGATAACTGTGAATTAGCTCCTGTTAGAGGATTATCAGGAGGAAATCAACAAAAGGTTATTATTGCTAGAGAAGTAGCTAATGATCCAGATTTATTAATTGCGGTGCAGCCAACTCGTGGTTTGGACGTAGGAGCAATAGAATATGTTCATAAAACATTGATTAGAGAAAGAGATAAGGGGAAAGCTGTTCTTTTAGTTTCCTTTGAGCTTGATGAAGTTATGAATGTTTCTGACACTATAGCTGTAATTTATGCTGGAACTATTGTAGACACATTTAAACAAGGAGAAGTTGATGAAAATACAATAGGTTTATTAATGGCGGGAGGTAAACGAAATGAAAACAGTGGCAAAGATTCTTAA
- a CDS encoding BMP family ABC transporter substrate-binding protein: protein MKKKLLSLLAVSAVTVTLFAGCGSSGTKTADQGTSTEKEFKVAMVTDTGGVNDQSFNQSSWEGLQSFEKNNKGAKVSYLESKQESDYATNLDKSVDGGNKLVWGIGFAMADAILNSAKSNPDVNYAIVDNAYVDPTTGEDKTPANVTGVMFKAQEPSFMVGYIAGKTTKTNKVGFVGGITSGIIDQFQYGYQAGVAYAAKELGKDISVDVQYAESFSDASKGKAIAQKMFSSGCDIVFHAAGGAGVGVIEAAKEANKFAIGVDRDQAYLAPDNVLTSALKLANVAVENLSKEAMSGTKIGGQTFTYGLKENAVGIPTENKNMDPEVYKAAMAIQDKIKDGTIVPPYNKETFDAFGK from the coding sequence ATGAAGAAAAAATTATTATCATTATTAGCAGTTTCAGCAGTAACAGTAACATTATTTGCTGGATGTGGATCAAGCGGTACTAAAACAGCTGATCAAGGTACTAGCACTGAAAAAGAATTTAAGGTTGCAATGGTAACTGATACAGGTGGAGTAAATGACCAATCATTTAATCAATCTTCATGGGAAGGCTTACAAAGCTTCGAGAAAAATAATAAAGGAGCTAAGGTAAGTTACTTAGAATCTAAACAAGAATCAGATTATGCTACAAATTTAGATAAATCAGTTGATGGGGGCAATAAGTTAGTATGGGGTATTGGATTTGCAATGGCAGATGCAATATTAAATTCAGCAAAATCAAATCCAGATGTTAACTATGCTATAGTTGATAATGCATACGTAGATCCAACAACAGGTGAAGATAAGACTCCGGCTAATGTTACAGGAGTTATGTTTAAAGCTCAAGAGCCATCATTCATGGTAGGTTATATTGCAGGAAAGACAACTAAAACTAATAAAGTAGGATTTGTTGGTGGTATAACAAGTGGAATTATAGATCAATTCCAATATGGATACCAAGCTGGAGTAGCTTATGCAGCAAAAGAATTAGGAAAAGATATTTCTGTAGATGTTCAATATGCTGAAAGTTTCTCTGATGCTTCAAAAGGAAAAGCAATTGCACAAAAAATGTTCTCTTCAGGATGCGATATTGTATTCCATGCAGCAGGTGGTGCAGGTGTAGGTGTAATTGAAGCAGCTAAGGAAGCAAACAAATTTGCAATAGGTGTTGACCGTGACCAAGCATATTTAGCTCCTGATAATGTTTTAACATCAGCATTAAAATTAGCAAATGTTGCTGTTGAAAATCTTTCAAAAGAAGCTATGAGTGGAACTAAAATTGGTGGGCAAACATTTACTTATGGTTTAAAAGAAAATGCTGTAGGTATTCCAACTGAAAATAAAAATATGGATCCAGAAGTATATAAAGCAGCTATGGCAATTCAAGATAAGATTAAAGATGGTACAATAGTTCCACCTTATAATAAAGAAACTTTTGATGCCTTTGGTAAATAA
- a CDS encoding LacI family DNA-binding transcriptional regulator, with translation MPVTISDIAKRAKVSAATVSRVLNNSGYVKEDTKARILVAIKEMNYTPSAIARSLSKSETNTIGVIVPDITNAYFGEIIKGISEIAEKNNLNIILFNTNNYLDKEVRALNLLKEQRIKGIIMTPGFGEEKCNDIYIKTIENLNIPIVLASADVRFVELNGVFVDNVKGGFDATNLLIKEGHTKIGIMTGFLSSEPQIDRLIGYQRALKNSDILFDNRYVYHGDFKLDKAYELTKKLIDEKEPPTALIICSNMMTMGVIKALKEKNKDIPRDLAIVGFDKIDFLDIVGLNITYMEDCPIELGRASMEMLCEVIDNKKNNNSGLKRLIISPQIVARGSEKRLR, from the coding sequence ATGCCAGTAACAATAAGTGATATAGCGAAGAGAGCGAAAGTCTCGGCGGCAACAGTTTCAAGGGTTCTTAATAATTCGGGATATGTAAAGGAAGATACTAAAGCAAGAATATTAGTAGCAATAAAAGAGATGAATTATACGCCAAGTGCAATTGCTAGGAGCTTATCAAAAAGTGAAACTAATACTATAGGCGTTATTGTTCCTGACATAACTAATGCCTACTTTGGAGAGATAATAAAGGGAATTAGTGAGATAGCTGAAAAAAATAATTTGAATATAATCTTATTTAATACAAATAATTATTTAGATAAAGAGGTACGTGCACTAAACTTACTTAAGGAACAGAGAATTAAAGGAATTATTATGACGCCGGGCTTTGGGGAAGAAAAGTGCAATGATATATATATAAAGACAATAGAGAACTTAAACATTCCGATAGTTTTAGCTTCAGCAGATGTGAGATTTGTAGAACTAAATGGGGTTTTTGTAGATAATGTAAAAGGCGGATTCGATGCAACGAATTTATTGATTAAAGAAGGGCATACTAAAATAGGAATTATGACAGGATTTCTAAGTTCAGAACCTCAAATAGACAGGCTAATAGGTTATCAAAGAGCTTTAAAAAATAGTGATATTCTATTTGATAATAGGTATGTTTATCACGGTGATTTTAAATTAGATAAGGCATATGAATTAACCAAGAAGCTGATTGATGAAAAGGAACCTCCTACAGCACTAATAATCTGTAGTAATATGATGACCATGGGGGTAATAAAGGCTTTAAAGGAGAAAAATAAAGATATACCTAGAGACTTAGCAATAGTAGGATTCGATAAAATAGATTTTTTAGACATAGTAGGACTTAATATTACATATATGGAAGATTGTCCGATTGAATTAGGCAGAGCTTCAATGGAGATGCTTTGTGAAGTTATAGATAATAAGAAGAATAATAATTCAGGGCTTAAAAGGCTGATTATTTCACCACAAATAGTAGCCAGAGGTTCAGAAAAAAGATTAAGGTAA
- a CDS encoding aminotransferase class I/II-fold pyridoxal phosphate-dependent enzyme has product MILEDMILDNVKNMPPSGIRKYFDIINEMDDVISLGVGEPDFVTPWNVREAGIYSLEQGHTHYSSNAGFIELRREISKYLYRRFDLNYNPENEIIVTVGGSEGIDVALRALVGPGDEVIVPEPSFVAYKGCTAFTGATAKVLNLKVEDEFKLTPEALEAAITPKTKVVIIPFPNNPTGAIMTRTELAGIVEVLKDKDIIAISDEIYSELCYGEKHVSIASFPEMKDKTLVINGFSKSYAMTGWRLGYICGHPILIEAMKKIHQYALMCSPTTAQYAAIEALKSGDGSVEEMCKEYNRRRRVLLNGFRKMGLDCFEPLGAFYIFPSIQATGVTSDEFCEQLLISEKVLVIPGNAFGECGEGFVRVCYASSMDDIMEALKRIERFINRLKEK; this is encoded by the coding sequence ATGATTTTAGAAGATATGATTCTTGATAATGTCAAGAATATGCCTCCATCAGGCATAAGAAAATATTTTGATATTATAAATGAGATGGATGATGTAATTTCTCTTGGAGTTGGGGAGCCTGATTTTGTTACTCCTTGGAATGTTAGAGAAGCTGGAATTTATTCTTTAGAACAAGGGCACACACATTATTCTTCGAATGCTGGATTTATTGAACTTAGAAGAGAAATATCAAAGTATCTTTATAGGAGATTTGACCTTAATTATAATCCTGAAAATGAGATAATAGTCACAGTTGGAGGGAGTGAAGGTATAGACGTAGCTCTTAGAGCTTTAGTTGGTCCTGGTGATGAGGTTATAGTTCCAGAACCAAGCTTTGTAGCATATAAAGGATGCACAGCATTCACAGGAGCAACCGCAAAGGTATTAAACCTTAAAGTGGAAGATGAATTTAAATTAACTCCTGAAGCCTTAGAAGCAGCTATCACACCTAAAACAAAGGTGGTTATAATACCTTTCCCTAATAATCCAACAGGAGCAATAATGACAAGGACAGAGCTTGCTGGAATAGTAGAAGTGCTTAAGGATAAAGATATCATAGCAATTTCAGATGAGATATATTCGGAATTGTGTTATGGGGAAAAACATGTTTCAATAGCATCTTTTCCTGAAATGAAAGATAAAACTTTAGTTATAAATGGTTTTTCTAAATCATATGCTATGACAGGCTGGAGATTGGGATATATTTGCGGCCATCCAATTCTAATAGAAGCTATGAAAAAAATTCATCAATACGCTCTTATGTGTTCGCCGACAACAGCTCAATATGCAGCCATTGAAGCTTTAAAGAGTGGAGATGGAAGTGTAGAGGAAATGTGCAAGGAATATAATAGGCGAAGAAGAGTTTTATTGAATGGTTTTAGAAAGATGGGACTTGATTGCTTTGAGCCGCTTGGAGCATTTTATATATTTCCAAGCATACAAGCTACTGGGGTAACATCAGATGAATTTTGTGAGCAATTACTCATAAGTGAAAAAGTTTTGGTTATTCCAGGTAACGCTTTTGGAGAATGTGGAGAAGGATTTGTAAGAGTTTGTTATGCTTCATCCATGGATGATATCATGGAGGCTCTAAAGAGAATTGAAAGATTTATTAACAGATTAAAAGAAAAATAG
- a CDS encoding Lrp/AsnC family transcriptional regulator yields the protein MEEILEILEKNSRYSDEQIAVMTGKTVEEVREAIRDYEEKSIIAGYTTLINWENTGSETVTALIEVKITPQRGVGFDKVAERIYNFSEVKACYLMSGGFDLTVIVEGKTMKQVALFVSEKLAVQEYVLSTATHFVLKKYKDHGKIFKEKKLDDREAIFI from the coding sequence ATGGAGGAAATACTTGAAATCTTAGAAAAGAATAGCAGATATAGTGACGAGCAAATAGCTGTTATGACAGGAAAAACAGTTGAGGAAGTTAGAGAAGCAATAAGAGATTATGAAGAAAAAAGCATAATAGCAGGTTACACAACACTTATAAATTGGGAAAATACAGGCAGTGAAACTGTTACAGCTTTAATTGAGGTTAAAATAACCCCTCAAAGAGGCGTTGGTTTTGATAAGGTTGCAGAAAGAATATATAATTTTTCAGAAGTTAAGGCATGTTATTTAATGTCAGGAGGCTTTGACCTAACTGTTATTGTTGAGGGAAAGACTATGAAACAAGTAGCACTTTTTGTATCTGAAAAACTTGCAGTGCAAGAATATGTATTAAGCACAGCAACACATTTTGTATTGAAAAAGTATAAGGACCATGGCAAAATATTTAAGGAAAAGAAATTAGATGACAGGGAGGCAATATTCATATGA
- a CDS encoding zinc-ribbon domain-containing protein, producing MEDKKIICKDCGKEFDFTVGEQEFYKEKGFENDPVRCGECRRAKKQQSR from the coding sequence ATGGAAGATAAGAAAATAATTTGTAAAGACTGTGGAAAAGAATTCGATTTTACAGTAGGAGAACAAGAATTCTATAAAGAAAAGGGATTTGAAAATGATCCTGTAAGATGTGGGGAGTGTAGAAGGGCTAAAAAGCAGCAAAGTAGGTAA
- the clpA gene encoding ATP-dependent Clp protease ATP-binding subunit ClpA, whose protein sequence is MKITNEVNLILLKAYQEAKERNSEYITPEHLLYAATFNGSVEYAIKECGGSLENLRYNLSTYIKTYINKIGQGEPQESIEFQKVILTADEQVKYSGKDAIDVDHIISAIFNLEESYARYYLEQEGITRRDLLYILCHSLEDTVQDSYEDEAKENSGEEESLESVEQEHNDTKKKEDAFLNKFTINLIEKAKEESEPLVGREDIIERSIQILCRRVKNNPIHVGESGVGKTAITLGLAKLISENKVPEKLKGSAIFSLDIGSVIAGTKYRGDFEERIKRILDLIEKKDKPIVYIDEIHNIVGAGALNGGALDASNLLKPYLTDGKIRFIGATTFDEYKKFFEKDKALSRRFQKIDVKEPSIKEAIEILNGLKGNYEEYHNVTYTDEAISDAVTLTDKYINDKYLPDKAIDIIDEAGAYVRMHNENLEEKIVVDRKTIEEIISKVCSIPKQTVESSEINSLKNLEEKLKENIFSQDKAIEEVVRCIKMSRSGLNEEDKPVASMLFVGPTGVGKTEIARCLSKMLGIELIRFDMSEYIEKHAAAKLIGSPPGYVGYEEGGLLTDAIRKTPHCVLLLDEIEKAHEDILSVLLQVMDYATLTDNKGRKADFRNAIIIMTSNAGARNIGKKLIGFGEREVKGEAIMEEVKKFFTPEFRNRLDKIIVFNSMSDSMAVNIAKKQLNDFKIKLEGKNIKIKFSDECVDYVAKTGISDEFGAREIARVVASKIKPLLVDEILFGKLSNGGECTIKLVDEEFKLTIN, encoded by the coding sequence ATGAAAATCACCAATGAAGTTAATTTAATATTGCTCAAAGCATATCAGGAGGCAAAAGAAAGAAATAGTGAATATATTACTCCAGAGCATCTGTTATATGCAGCAACATTTAATGGCAGCGTTGAATATGCTATTAAAGAATGCGGCGGAAGCTTAGAAAACTTAAGATATAATCTAAGTACTTATATAAAAACATATATTAATAAAATTGGTCAAGGAGAACCACAGGAAAGTATTGAATTTCAAAAAGTTATATTAACAGCTGATGAACAGGTAAAATATAGTGGTAAAGACGCTATTGATGTAGATCATATAATTTCAGCAATTTTTAATTTAGAGGAGAGTTATGCTAGATATTATTTGGAGCAGGAAGGTATTACAAGAAGGGATTTATTGTATATTTTATGCCATAGTTTAGAAGACACAGTTCAAGATTCTTATGAAGATGAAGCAAAAGAAAATTCAGGTGAAGAAGAATCATTAGAATCTGTTGAGCAGGAGCATAATGATACTAAGAAAAAAGAAGATGCATTCCTTAATAAGTTTACAATAAATCTTATTGAAAAAGCAAAGGAAGAAAGTGAACCTTTAGTAGGACGCGAGGATATCATAGAACGAAGTATCCAAATTCTCTGCAGAAGAGTAAAAAATAATCCTATTCATGTAGGAGAATCTGGTGTTGGAAAGACAGCTATTACGTTGGGTCTTGCAAAACTTATAAGTGAGAATAAAGTGCCAGAAAAATTAAAAGGAAGCGCTATATTTTCTCTAGATATAGGATCAGTGATAGCAGGTACCAAGTACAGAGGGGATTTTGAAGAGAGAATTAAAAGAATTTTAGATTTAATTGAAAAGAAAGATAAGCCAATTGTTTATATAGATGAAATTCATAATATTGTAGGAGCTGGAGCTCTAAATGGTGGGGCTTTAGATGCATCTAATTTATTAAAGCCATATCTTACAGATGGAAAAATTAGATTTATTGGGGCTACTACTTTTGATGAATATAAAAAGTTTTTTGAAAAAGATAAGGCATTAAGCAGAAGATTTCAAAAGATAGATGTTAAAGAACCGTCTATTAAAGAAGCAATAGAGATACTTAATGGTCTAAAAGGTAATTATGAAGAATATCATAATGTAACTTATACAGATGAGGCTATAAGTGACGCTGTAACTTTGACTGATAAATATATAAATGATAAATATTTACCAGATAAAGCCATAGATATTATAGATGAAGCTGGAGCATATGTTAGAATGCATAATGAAAACCTCGAGGAAAAAATTGTGGTAGACAGAAAAACTATTGAGGAAATAATCTCAAAAGTCTGCAGTATTCCAAAGCAGACAGTAGAGAGCAGCGAAATTAATTCATTAAAAAATCTTGAAGAAAAATTAAAGGAAAACATATTCTCACAAGACAAAGCCATTGAAGAAGTGGTAAGATGTATAAAAATGTCTAGATCTGGATTAAATGAAGAAGATAAACCAGTAGCATCCATGCTATTTGTAGGGCCCACTGGAGTAGGAAAAACTGAGATTGCAAGGTGCCTTTCAAAGATGCTTGGAATAGAGCTTATTAGATTTGATATGAGCGAATACATTGAAAAGCATGCAGCTGCAAAACTTATTGGATCACCTCCAGGATATGTAGGTTATGAAGAAGGGGGACTATTAACAGATGCAATAAGAAAGACTCCTCATTGTGTATTGCTATTAGATGAAATTGAAAAAGCACATGAAGACATTTTAAGCGTGCTGCTACAGGTTATGGATTATGCAACTCTTACAGATAACAAAGGTAGAAAAGCTGACTTTAGGAATGCAATAATTATAATGACTTCTAATGCGGGGGCAAGAAATATAGGTAAAAAGCTTATAGGGTTTGGAGAAAGAGAAGTTAAAGGCGAAGCTATAATGGAAGAAGTTAAGAAATTCTTCACACCTGAATTTAGAAATAGGTTAGATAAGATAATTGTATTTAACAGTATGAGTGATTCTATGGCAGTTAATATTGCTAAAAAGCAGTTAAATGATTTTAAAATTAAGCTTGAAGGTAAGAATATTAAAATTAAATTTAGCGATGAATGTGTTGATTATGTTGCGAAAACAGGCATATCGGATGAATTTGGCGCTAGAGAAATTGCAAGAGTCGTCGCCTCTAAGATAAAACCATTGTTAGTGGATGAAATTTTATTTGGGAAATTGAGTAATGGAGGAGAATGTACAATTAAGTTAGTAGATGAGGAATTTAAATTGACAATAAATTAG
- a CDS encoding ATP-dependent Clp protease adaptor ClpS, whose protein sequence is METNIVTKQKDEVKVKKPKHYKVVMYNDDYTTMEFVINVLVVVFNKNIIEAEKIMLDVHERGKGIAGIYSYDIAFTKVSVAMSMAKEKGFPFKLTVEEA, encoded by the coding sequence ATGGAAACAAATATTGTTACCAAACAAAAAGATGAAGTTAAGGTAAAAAAGCCTAAACATTATAAAGTTGTTATGTATAACGATGATTACACAACAATGGAATTTGTTATAAATGTATTAGTGGTTGTGTTTAATAAAAATATTATAGAAGCTGAAAAAATAATGTTGGATGTACATGAAAGAGGTAAGGGGATAGCAGGGATATATAGTTATGATATTGCATTTACGAAAGTTAGTGTTGCAATGTCAATGGCTAAAGAAAAAGGCTTTCCATTTAAGCTTACTGTAGAGGAGGCGTAG
- a CDS encoding aminotransferase class I/II-fold pyridoxal phosphate-dependent enzyme: MKKKLPVLEELLKYHDENNLLLSMPGNKGGDGFLEDEFGKEFANRLGFLDITEVDPLDNLHSPEGIIKEAQELLAKTYKAKKAYFLVNGSSCGNLAAMFSAFNEGDEVLVERNCHKSIYNGLIMRRLKVTYIEPVVDDENGVFLPPDETRIYEALSRSLDPKGIILTYPNYFGITYNVEEIIKKLKSIGLKIIIDCAHGAHFGINKRLPKSISNLGDYVVLSAHKTLPALTQGAYLLVNEENNMLEFYLKAFMTTSPSYLIMASLDYARYYLDNYGENDYEQLINRSERWKQKINELKKVHILSKNDLNEQYEYKILKEIERNQKEYYDIDLSRYIMILPKGYSGHKLLDYLRSQRIQAEMSFSRGVVLILSPFNTDSDFEIIYKAILDLEMKSIIGEAESKYFINIPIKNMEPYEVFRLKGEWKEIGECEGNIAKESIIPYPPGIPLVCPGEIISQEAINIIKDYMTNGKTVLGAVNNKLQVISDKLN, from the coding sequence ATGAAGAAAAAGTTGCCAGTACTAGAAGAACTGCTTAAATACCATGATGAAAATAATTTACTGCTCTCTATGCCTGGAAATAAAGGCGGAGATGGTTTTTTAGAGGATGAATTTGGAAAAGAATTTGCTAATAGGTTAGGGTTCTTGGATATAACAGAAGTTGATCCTTTGGATAATCTGCATTCTCCTGAGGGAATTATAAAGGAAGCTCAGGAACTTTTGGCTAAAACTTATAAAGCTAAGAAAGCATATTTTTTAGTAAATGGAAGTTCCTGTGGAAATTTAGCAGCTATGTTTTCAGCCTTTAATGAAGGTGATGAAGTTTTAGTTGAAAGAAATTGCCATAAATCAATATATAATGGATTAATTATGAGAAGGTTAAAGGTTACTTATATTGAGCCAGTAGTAGATGATGAGAATGGAGTGTTTTTACCACCAGATGAGACTAGGATTTATGAAGCATTGAGCCGAAGTTTAGATCCGAAAGGAATTATATTAACGTATCCTAATTATTTTGGAATAACTTATAATGTTGAGGAAATTATAAAAAAATTGAAATCAATAGGGCTGAAAATAATTATAGATTGTGCACATGGTGCTCATTTTGGCATAAATAAAAGGCTGCCTAAATCTATTTCAAATTTAGGGGATTATGTAGTTTTAAGTGCCCATAAAACTTTACCGGCTTTAACGCAAGGTGCATATCTCTTGGTAAATGAAGAGAATAATATGTTAGAATTTTATTTAAAAGCATTTATGACAACGTCACCTTCATATTTAATCATGGCATCTTTGGATTATGCTAGGTATTATTTAGATAATTATGGCGAGAATGATTATGAACAGTTAATAAATAGATCTGAAAGATGGAAGCAAAAAATAAATGAACTGAAAAAGGTACATATATTAAGTAAAAATGATTTAAATGAGCAGTATGAATATAAAATTTTAAAGGAAATTGAAAGAAATCAGAAAGAATATTATGACATTGATTTAAGTAGATATATAATGATACTTCCTAAAGGATATAGCGGACATAAGCTTTTAGATTATTTAAGAAGCCAAAGAATACAAGCTGAAATGAGTTTTTCTAGAGGTGTGGTTTTAATTTTATCACCATTTAATACTGATTCTGATTTTGAAATAATATATAAAGCTATTTTAGATCTAGAAATGAAGAGTATAATTGGTGAAGCTGAGTCAAAATATTTTATAAATATTCCTATAAAAAATATGGAACCATATGAAGTGTTTAGATTAAAGGGGGAGTGGAAAGAAATTGGTGAATGTGAGGGCAATATTGCCAAAGAGTCAATAATACCATATCCACCAGGAATACCATTAGTTTGTCCAGGAGAGATTATATCACAAGAGGCTATAAATATAATAAAAGATTATATGACGAATGGAAAAACTGTACTAGGAGCAGTAAATAATAAATTACAAGTAATAAGCGACAAACTTAATTAG
- a CDS encoding low specificity L-threonine aldolase, with translation MYSFRNDYSEGAHSRILNALIETNFEQTEGYGTDCHTQKAIEILKQKINCETVDIHLLVGGTQVNLTAISGFLRPHQATIGADTSHINCHETGAIEATGHKVLTMKTSDGKLTPDLIQKVLKGHGDEHMVQPKLVYISDSTELGTLYTKSELTELHNYCKKNKLLLYLDGARLGSALESAENDLTLEDIAKLVDAFYIGGTKNGALFGEALVICNDELKEDFRYYIKQKGGLLAKGRMLGIQFKELFKDDLYFELARHANNMSILLKNALKDKGYEFLCDSSTNQQFPILPNEVMKKLSEKYAFNIERVIDETNTAIRLVTSWATKEEAVLEFIEDLKNIDK, from the coding sequence ATGTATAGTTTTAGGAATGATTATAGCGAAGGTGCACATTCAAGAATACTAAATGCACTAATTGAAACAAATTTTGAACAAACAGAGGGATACGGAACTGACTGCCATACTCAAAAAGCTATTGAAATATTGAAGCAAAAAATCAATTGTGAAACTGTTGATATTCATTTATTAGTTGGAGGGACTCAGGTGAATCTTACTGCTATATCTGGTTTTTTAAGACCTCATCAAGCAACGATAGGAGCAGATACTAGTCACATTAATTGTCATGAAACTGGAGCAATTGAAGCTACAGGACATAAAGTACTTACAATGAAAACTAGTGATGGAAAACTTACACCGGATCTGATTCAAAAAGTTTTAAAGGGACATGGGGATGAACATATGGTTCAGCCTAAATTAGTATATATATCAGATTCTACTGAACTTGGGACTTTGTATACAAAATCAGAATTAACAGAGTTACATAATTATTGTAAGAAGAATAAGCTGCTATTATACCTAGATGGTGCTCGTCTAGGATCAGCACTTGAATCAGCGGAAAATGATTTAACACTTGAAGATATAGCTAAACTAGTAGATGCTTTTTATATTGGTGGAACAAAGAATGGAGCTCTTTTTGGGGAAGCACTTGTTATTTGTAATGATGAATTAAAAGAGGATTTCAGATATTATATTAAACAAAAAGGCGGATTGCTTGCTAAGGGAAGGATGCTTGGAATTCAATTTAAAGAATTGTTTAAGGATGATTTGTATTTTGAGCTTGCAAGGCATGCTAATAATATGTCTATTTTATTAAAGAATGCATTAAAAGACAAAGGATATGAATTTTTATGTGACTCAAGTACGAATCAGCAATTTCCTATTTTACCTAATGAGGTTATGAAGAAACTAAGTGAAAAATATGCGTTTAATATTGAAAGAGTAATTGACGAAACAAATACAGCAATCAGATTAGTAACTTCATGGGCAACAAAAGAAGAAGCTGTTCTTGAGTTTATTGAAGACTTGAAAAATATAGATAAATAA